A section of the Paenibacillus aurantius genome encodes:
- a CDS encoding spore maturation protein, with product MYSIITAISAWAIPIIIVFIPLYASYRKVPAYESFVEGAKDGFQTAVSIIPHLVGMMVAITVFRASGALDLVMDVIKPLLARIGIPGEVFPLAILRPITGAGSLAFTTDLIHQFGPDSMIGRIASTIQGSTDTTLYVITVYFGAVGIRKAGYALKVGLISDAVGFVSAILICYLVFR from the coding sequence ATGTATTCGATCATTACCGCCATTTCGGCCTGGGCCATTCCCATCATCATTGTCTTTATTCCGCTCTATGCTTCTTACCGGAAGGTGCCGGCTTACGAATCCTTCGTGGAAGGAGCCAAGGACGGGTTCCAGACGGCTGTCTCGATCATTCCCCATTTGGTGGGGATGATGGTAGCCATAACCGTGTTCCGGGCTTCCGGAGCGTTGGACCTGGTGATGGATGTCATCAAGCCGCTGCTCGCCCGGATAGGAATTCCGGGCGAGGTGTTCCCGCTAGCCATTCTCCGTCCTATCACCGGTGCGGGATCGCTTGCGTTTACCACGGATCTGATTCATCAGTTCGGGCCCGACTCCATGATCGGGAGAATCGCTTCCACGATTCAAGGAAGCACGGATACTACGTTGTATGTCATTACCGTCTATTTCGGGGCGGTGGGCATCCGCAAGGCGGGATATGCCCTTAAAGTCGGCCTTATCTCCGATGCGGTGGGGTTCGTCTCCGCCATTCTGATCTGCTATCTCGTCTTCCGCTGA
- a CDS encoding nucleoside recognition domain-containing protein: MVNLIWLFMIVAGFVVAAVQGRIELVTQAVFDGAKTGVTVCFGLISILVFWLGMMRIAEDAGLLERLSRMLYPIVRFLFPSVPANHPAVGYIMSNMSANILGLGNAATPMGIKAMQELQKLNPYKDAASPAMCTLLALNTSSITLIPTTLIAIRMNAASLNPAEIVGTTLFATAVSTAAAILVDRWYRRKAAPLPPLKG; this comes from the coding sequence ATGGTTAATCTTATTTGGCTGTTTATGATCGTGGCCGGGTTCGTGGTGGCCGCGGTACAGGGGAGAATCGAGCTCGTGACACAAGCCGTGTTTGACGGGGCCAAAACAGGGGTGACCGTCTGCTTCGGGCTGATCAGCATCCTGGTTTTCTGGCTCGGCATGATGCGGATTGCCGAGGATGCCGGTTTACTTGAACGGCTGTCGCGGATGCTCTATCCCATCGTCCGTTTTCTGTTTCCGAGCGTTCCGGCTAATCATCCGGCGGTCGGGTATATCATGTCGAACATGAGCGCCAATATCCTGGGACTCGGAAATGCCGCAACCCCGATGGGAATCAAGGCGATGCAGGAGCTTCAGAAGCTTAATCCTTACAAGGATGCCGCCAGTCCGGCCATGTGCACCTTACTCGCTCTAAATACGTCTTCCATTACTCTGATTCCGACCACCCTGATCGCCATCCGGATGAATGCGGCCTCGCTCAATCCCGCAGAAATCGTGGGGACGACGCTGTTTGCAACCGCTGTCTCGACGGCCGCCGCCATTCTCGTGGACCGCTGGTACCGGCGCAAAGCCGCTCCCCTGCCTCCACTGAAGGGGTGA
- the scpB gene encoding SMC-Scp complex subunit ScpB, which yields MDLQRMKSVIEGLLFAAGDEGLDLKQLADVIEMDDWEAEALVKELQKELKEAGRGVQIVELAGAYQMTTLVEHAPYFERLAHSPSRSSLSQAALETLSIVAYRQPITRVEIEEIRGVKCDRALHTLVTKELIEETGRAEAVGRPILYGTTKQFLDYFGLRSIEELPESSAFETETDLEEEARLLFEKLDGGQLTMDDLGEEES from the coding sequence ATGGACTTGCAGCGGATGAAATCCGTTATTGAAGGGCTTTTGTTTGCCGCGGGCGATGAAGGGCTGGATTTGAAGCAGCTCGCCGATGTTATCGAGATGGATGACTGGGAAGCGGAAGCGCTGGTCAAGGAGCTGCAGAAGGAGCTCAAGGAAGCGGGCCGCGGGGTGCAGATCGTCGAGCTGGCCGGGGCTTACCAGATGACGACGCTCGTCGAGCATGCCCCTTATTTCGAGCGTCTGGCCCATTCCCCCTCGCGGTCCTCGCTTTCCCAAGCGGCCTTGGAGACCCTGTCGATCGTCGCTTACCGCCAGCCGATTACCCGGGTGGAAATTGAAGAGATCCGGGGCGTTAAATGCGACCGGGCTTTACATACACTGGTGACCAAGGAATTGATTGAGGAAACCGGCCGTGCGGAAGCGGTGGGCCGGCCGATTCTTTATGGCACGACCAAGCAGTTTCTCGATTATTTCGGACTCCGTTCCATTGAAGAGCTTCCGGAATCGTCGGCGTTCGAAACGGAGACGGATCTCGAGGAAGAAGCGAGGCTGTTGTTCGAGAAGCTGGATGGGGGACAGCTGACGATGGATGATCTGGGCGAAGAGGAATCGTAA
- the ribE gene encoding riboflavin synthase: MFTGIIEEIGTMSRIARQGQAMILTIAASKILEDVHLGDSISVNGVCLTVVAFDRSSVTMDVMPETYRHTNLKGLKPGDRVNLERAMAANGRYGGHMVQGHVDSPGTITGRQPEENAVVFTVEPDDAGALKYIVPRGSITLDGISLTVIRVTDATFSVSIIPHTLAQTILADKQPGDMVNVECDMMGKYLERLLTFREAGEPVRKTGRLTESFLAEHGFR; this comes from the coding sequence ATGTTTACAGGAATTATTGAAGAAATTGGCACGATGTCCCGGATTGCCCGTCAAGGGCAGGCGATGATCCTGACCATAGCCGCTTCCAAGATACTGGAGGACGTTCATCTCGGGGACAGCATTTCCGTCAATGGAGTCTGCCTGACGGTGGTCGCGTTCGACCGCTCGTCCGTCACCATGGATGTCATGCCGGAAACGTACCGCCATACGAATCTGAAGGGGCTTAAGCCGGGCGACCGGGTCAACCTGGAGAGGGCGATGGCTGCCAACGGCCGGTATGGAGGCCATATGGTGCAGGGCCACGTGGATTCCCCCGGGACGATAACCGGCCGGCAGCCGGAAGAGAACGCCGTCGTGTTCACCGTTGAGCCTGACGATGCGGGGGCCCTCAAGTATATCGTTCCCCGCGGTTCCATCACCCTGGACGGCATAAGCTTGACGGTCATCCGGGTTACGGATGCGACGTTCAGCGTCTCCATCATCCCGCACACGCTGGCTCAAACGATACTGGCGGATAAGCAGCCGGGAGATATGGTGAACGTGGAATGCGACATGATGGGCAAGTACCTCGAACGCCTGTTGACCTTCCGCGAGGCGGGGGAGCCGGTCAGGAAGACGGGACGCCTAACGGAAAGCTTCCTCGCCGAGCACGGCTTCAGGTAA
- a CDS encoding bifunctional 3,4-dihydroxy-2-butanone-4-phosphate synthase/GTP cyclohydrolase II, translated as MSEEIKFDLIEEAIYDLMMGKVIIVVDDEDRENEGDFIALADKATPEVINFMIKEGRGLVCVPITEERAKELDLPPMVARNTDYHGTAFTVSVDHADTSTGISAHERSRTVQALIDPATKAHEFRRPGHIFPLVAKNGGVLRRAGHTEAAVDLARMCGSYPAAVICEVIKEDGTMARVPDLMKFAREHGLKLITIRDLIRYRNEKEKLVTREVEVRMPTDAGTFRAIAYTNEVDGKEHVALVKGTIDGSVPVLVRVHSECLTGDVFHSHRCDCGPQLEAALQRIEEEGTGVLLYMRQEGRGIGLINKLKAYRLQEEGLDTVDANIKLGFAPDLRDYGIGAQILKDIGVRQIRLLTNNPRKIKGLEGYGMEVVERVPLQMKENEDNTNYLHTKQEKLGHMLTFVEQNETSAK; from the coding sequence ATGTCAGAAGAGATAAAATTTGATTTGATCGAAGAAGCCATTTATGATTTGATGATGGGGAAAGTCATTATCGTCGTGGACGATGAGGACCGGGAGAACGAAGGAGATTTTATCGCCTTGGCCGACAAGGCTACCCCGGAAGTCATCAACTTTATGATCAAGGAAGGCCGCGGCCTGGTCTGCGTTCCAATCACCGAGGAGCGGGCGAAGGAGCTGGATCTTCCTCCGATGGTGGCCCGCAACACCGATTACCACGGAACGGCGTTCACGGTTTCCGTCGATCATGCGGATACGTCTACCGGCATTTCCGCGCATGAACGGTCGAGGACCGTACAGGCGCTGATCGACCCGGCCACGAAGGCTCATGAATTCCGCCGGCCGGGGCATATTTTCCCGCTCGTGGCGAAGAATGGCGGAGTGCTCCGCCGTGCGGGTCATACGGAAGCCGCGGTGGATCTCGCCCGGATGTGCGGATCATACCCGGCCGCGGTCATCTGCGAAGTGATCAAGGAAGACGGAACGATGGCGCGCGTCCCCGATCTCATGAAGTTTGCCCGGGAGCACGGCCTGAAGCTCATTACGATCCGCGATCTGATCCGCTACCGCAATGAGAAGGAGAAGCTGGTGACCCGTGAGGTCGAAGTCCGCATGCCGACCGATGCCGGAACGTTCCGGGCCATCGCCTATACGAATGAGGTCGACGGCAAGGAGCATGTGGCGCTGGTCAAAGGTACGATTGACGGCTCCGTCCCCGTGCTTGTCCGCGTCCACTCCGAATGCCTGACGGGCGATGTCTTCCACTCCCACCGCTGCGACTGCGGACCCCAGCTGGAAGCCGCTCTGCAGCGCATTGAGGAAGAGGGCACCGGCGTCCTTCTCTATATGCGCCAGGAGGGAAGAGGAATCGGCCTTATTAACAAGCTGAAAGCTTACCGTCTCCAGGAAGAAGGATTGGACACGGTCGACGCGAATATTAAACTAGGCTTTGCTCCCGACCTGCGGGATTATGGAATCGGGGCCCAGATTTTGAAGGATATCGGAGTGCGCCAGATCCGGCTCTTAACGAACAATCCGCGCAAAATCAAAGGCCTGGAAGGCTACGGCATGGAAGTGGTGGAACGGGTGCCGCTGCAGATGAAGGAGAACGAAGACAACACGAACTACCTTCATACGAAGCAGGAGAAGCTTGGCCATATGCTGACCTTTGTGGAACAGAACGAAACCTCCGCCAAGTAA
- a CDS encoding YsnF/AvaK domain-containing protein, with product MNENNLNENKKIVGVFNTEQEAVKAIEDLKSQGYASEDISVIAKDKDDMRSLTDETDTKAPEGLATGAATGGVLGGVTGLLAGLGALAIPGVGPLIAAGPIAATLTGAAVGAGAGGLVGGLIGMGMSETEAKQYDSYVNEGKILVFVDYDATRDHKAYDTFRTHHSLNADSYKTYDYDPSNRDTSDTATWGSTARNGAHTATARAEHLDDSDEQRSLRLREEKLDVSKERVQTGEVQLHKEVVEENKTIDVPVSREEVVIERHSVRDGRTDHTPIGEDETIRIPVSEEKVEVRKTPVVTGEVSIDKRKVQETKEVHDTVKREEAHIDRSGNPSVRGEGLSDSREFGSSEYKSDEWNSRSRDLDSRLSDDRPRNSNLDSDKGYNNR from the coding sequence ATGAACGAAAATAATTTGAACGAAAACAAGAAAATTGTCGGTGTGTTTAATACGGAGCAGGAAGCCGTGAAGGCTATCGAGGATTTGAAAAGCCAAGGCTATGCGTCAGAGGATATATCGGTTATTGCCAAGGACAAGGACGATATGAGAAGCCTTACGGACGAGACCGATACCAAAGCCCCAGAGGGCTTGGCAACGGGAGCGGCAACCGGAGGAGTGCTCGGAGGGGTTACCGGTCTTCTAGCCGGCCTGGGCGCATTGGCTATACCGGGAGTAGGGCCGCTGATTGCCGCCGGACCGATCGCCGCCACTCTTACGGGAGCGGCTGTAGGTGCCGGAGCCGGAGGCCTGGTAGGCGGATTGATCGGAATGGGCATGTCGGAGACGGAAGCGAAGCAGTATGATTCCTATGTGAACGAAGGGAAAATTCTTGTCTTCGTTGATTACGATGCCACCCGGGACCACAAAGCCTACGATACGTTCCGTACCCATCATTCCTTGAACGCGGACAGCTACAAGACCTACGATTACGATCCTTCCAATAGAGATACAAGCGATACCGCCACATGGGGATCGACAGCGCGGAATGGGGCCCATACGGCAACGGCTCGGGCCGAGCATCTGGATGACTCGGATGAGCAGAGAAGCCTTAGGCTGCGGGAAGAGAAGCTGGACGTCTCCAAAGAGAGAGTACAGACCGGTGAAGTCCAGCTTCATAAAGAAGTGGTAGAGGAAAACAAGACCATCGACGTTCCCGTAAGCCGGGAAGAAGTCGTCATCGAACGCCATTCCGTTCGGGACGGCCGAACGGATCACACACCGATTGGGGAGGATGAGACCATCCGCATCCCGGTAAGTGAAGAAAAGGTCGAGGTTCGCAAAACGCCTGTCGTTACCGGTGAAGTGTCCATCGATAAGCGAAAAGTGCAGGAAACAAAGGAAGTCCACGATACGGTTAAGCGCGAGGAGGCCCACATTGACCGTTCCGGCAACCCGTCCGTAAGAGGCGAGGGACTTTCCGATTCCCGTGAATTCGGATCGAGCGAGTACAAGTCGGATGAGTGGAATTCCCGTTCCCGCGATCTGGATTCGCGGCTGTCGGATGACCGTCCCCGAAATTCGAACCTGGATTCCGATAAAGGCTACAATAACCGCTAA
- a CDS encoding zinc metalloprotease, whose translation MEVASPFLDFETLLYRVAAFVLVVTLHDFMQGALALAFGDRTAKEQGRVTLNPAAHLDFLGLAMILFGPYGWGRPVPVTPANFRKSPRLSTWLVYGMGPILYFLLGLLFWWLYFAVPFEESGPATWAVLLLKETLHYCFIVSILLCILNLLPLYPMDAAKAILVTAGKPAEERKGAFAWGSFFLLTVMLVTPLGQHYLEAIFRLFSQWIMHSYAI comes from the coding sequence ATGGAGGTTGCTTCTCCTTTTCTCGATTTTGAAACGCTCCTCTACCGGGTCGCGGCCTTTGTTCTGGTCGTGACCCTGCATGATTTCATGCAGGGGGCTCTGGCTCTGGCCTTTGGCGACAGGACGGCCAAGGAGCAGGGGAGGGTCACGCTCAATCCGGCCGCGCATTTGGACTTCCTGGGCCTTGCCATGATTCTGTTCGGTCCATACGGCTGGGGACGGCCGGTTCCCGTGACCCCGGCGAACTTCCGCAAGAGCCCGCGCCTCAGCACATGGCTCGTCTATGGGATGGGCCCGATTCTTTACTTTCTGCTTGGGCTTCTGTTCTGGTGGCTGTATTTTGCCGTACCCTTTGAGGAAAGCGGGCCGGCGACCTGGGCCGTGCTTTTGCTGAAAGAGACCCTCCACTACTGCTTTATCGTCAGCATCCTTCTCTGCATTCTTAACCTGCTTCCCTTGTACCCGATGGATGCGGCCAAAGCCATTCTGGTTACGGCGGGGAAGCCGGCGGAGGAAAGAAAAGGGGCCTTTGCCTGGGGAAGCTTTTTTCTGCTAACGGTCATGTTGGTTACTCCGCTTGGGCAGCATTACCTGGAGGCTATCTTCCGGCTTTTCAGCCAATGGATTATGCACAGCTATGCTATTTGA
- a CDS encoding segregation and condensation protein A, which produces MKVTFKLETFEGPLDLLLHLIDKSEVDIYDIPIKMITDQYMEYLGMMQELELEITSEFLVMAATLLSIKSKLLLPKPPVLEMEWNDYEDEGYDPRDELVQKLVEYRKFKEIADHLRDKELERSLIFTREPADLTPFLPIDQENPVEGLQVADLVWAFRKALRKLAGRGKVAKIRRDEISVKDRMKEVVGQLKQSGGKILFSKLFDAEITREEIVVTFLALLELMKMKRILCYQHKLFEDIVIQAREEGSIDGLAADEIRY; this is translated from the coding sequence GTGAAGGTAACGTTTAAACTGGAAACATTTGAAGGCCCCCTTGATCTTCTTCTTCATTTGATTGACAAATCGGAAGTGGACATTTACGACATTCCCATCAAAATGATCACCGACCAGTATATGGAATACCTGGGCATGATGCAGGAACTCGAGCTGGAAATTACCAGTGAATTTCTGGTGATGGCCGCCACGCTTCTCTCTATCAAAAGCAAGCTTCTTCTGCCGAAGCCGCCCGTTCTGGAGATGGAATGGAACGATTACGAGGACGAAGGCTACGACCCGAGGGATGAGCTGGTTCAGAAGCTGGTGGAATACCGCAAGTTCAAGGAAATTGCCGATCATTTGCGGGACAAGGAGCTGGAGAGAAGCCTGATCTTCACCCGGGAGCCGGCGGATTTGACCCCTTTTCTGCCCATAGACCAGGAAAATCCGGTGGAGGGCCTTCAAGTGGCCGATCTCGTCTGGGCGTTCCGCAAGGCTCTGCGCAAATTGGCGGGACGAGGCAAGGTCGCTAAGATCCGCCGGGACGAAATCTCGGTGAAGGACCGGATGAAGGAAGTGGTCGGACAGCTGAAGCAAAGCGGCGGGAAGATTCTCTTCTCCAAGCTGTTTGACGCGGAAATCACCCGGGAGGAGATCGTGGTTACGTTCCTGGCCCTGCTGGAGCTGATGAAAATGAAAAGGATCTTGTGCTACCAGCACAAGCTTTTTGAAGATATTGTTATACAGGCCAGAGAGGAAGGAAGCATCGATGGACTTGCAGCGGATGAAATCCGTTATTGA
- a CDS encoding DUF2953 domain-containing protein yields MFWIGLLLFIVLAVAVILWSDIHILARFSRVKDNDKLTLEIRMLFGWIRYKVKIPTMNFEGFRKGLNLKVKGKSPNVQAGQFEDTQQITKESLEQWYRTARRVLNEIFSFSDWFRDTLAKVRCTDLRWITRIGVGDAPETAILTGIGWGIKSSLLGYVFKFIRLDTKPKIHIQPHYNEVMFSTEAEGRAQIRVFYAMLAGIYLVIRVVKVNGGRKTWRLIRTRKFFDPGVQQP; encoded by the coding sequence ATGTTCTGGATAGGGTTACTTCTCTTTATCGTTCTGGCCGTGGCCGTCATTCTATGGAGCGATATTCATATTCTGGCCCGTTTCTCCCGGGTAAAGGATAATGACAAGTTGACATTGGAGATTCGGATGCTTTTTGGGTGGATTCGCTATAAGGTGAAGATTCCGACTATGAATTTTGAAGGATTCCGGAAAGGCTTGAACCTGAAAGTAAAAGGAAAGAGCCCGAATGTCCAAGCGGGACAGTTTGAAGATACCCAGCAGATTACCAAGGAAAGCCTGGAGCAATGGTACCGGACGGCAAGAAGGGTCCTGAATGAGATCTTCAGCTTCTCCGACTGGTTCCGGGATACACTGGCCAAGGTAAGGTGTACGGACCTTCGCTGGATCACCAGAATCGGAGTAGGGGATGCGCCGGAAACGGCTATCCTGACCGGAATCGGTTGGGGGATCAAGTCTTCCCTCCTGGGGTATGTCTTCAAGTTTATCCGGCTGGACACCAAACCGAAGATTCATATTCAGCCGCATTACAACGAAGTTATGTTTTCGACGGAGGCGGAAGGAAGAGCTCAGATTCGGGTGTTTTATGCCATGCTTGCCGGAATTTACCTTGTCATCCGCGTGGTAAAAGTCAACGGGGGACGCAAAACGTGGCGCCTGATCCGGACGAGAAAGTTTTTTGACCCGGGGGTTCAGCAGCCTTAA
- a CDS encoding redoxin domain-containing protein, which produces MIRLGKRNKWVQISILVVVLVIGGLTMAGSVFKDDKLPRVGDKAPDFKLAGLDGQVHRLSDYKGKAVIVNFWGTFCEPCRKEMPDIQQQSKEWADSAVVLGVNVMGESKVTVKSFIDQVKVDFPILLDPDDATRRKYGVADFPTTFFINPEGKIVQIVTGPLKEQAIRQTLSAILKK; this is translated from the coding sequence GTGATCCGTTTGGGAAAACGTAACAAATGGGTGCAGATTTCCATTCTGGTGGTGGTTCTCGTCATCGGAGGTCTCACCATGGCCGGCAGCGTCTTCAAGGACGACAAGCTGCCTCGGGTCGGCGACAAAGCCCCCGATTTCAAGCTGGCCGGGCTGGACGGTCAAGTGCACCGCCTGTCCGACTACAAGGGGAAAGCGGTGATCGTTAACTTCTGGGGCACCTTCTGCGAGCCCTGCCGCAAGGAGATGCCAGATATCCAGCAGCAGTCCAAGGAATGGGCGGATTCCGCCGTCGTGCTGGGGGTTAATGTGATGGGGGAGAGCAAGGTAACGGTCAAAAGCTTCATTGATCAGGTTAAGGTGGACTTCCCGATCCTTCTCGATCCCGATGACGCGACACGCAGAAAGTACGGCGTGGCCGATTTTCCCACCACCTTCTTTATTAACCCGGAAGGCAAAATCGTGCAAATCGTTACCGGACCGCTGAAGGAACAAGCCATCCGGCAGACGTTATCCGCTATTCTGAAGAAGTAA
- a CDS encoding pseudouridine synthase: MERLQKVLAQAGLASRRKCEEYITQGRVEVNGEQIRTLGAKVDPVSDVIKVDGRLINRQNKIYLVLNKPKGVITSAKDPEGRKVVTDFLPGVKERVYPIGRLDYDTEGLLLLTNDGDFANLLTHPKHHVPRTYRATVKGTPHGTLLERLQKGIMLEDGMTAPAEVDYHDVNPEKNESVITITIYEGRNRQVRRMFEAIHFPVIKLKRIKFGPLLLSGLPRGKFRPLTTEEIEELKKAALEAGPSSEENG; this comes from the coding sequence ATGGAACGTTTGCAAAAGGTTTTGGCCCAGGCCGGCTTGGCTTCGCGCCGAAAATGCGAGGAATACATAACCCAGGGCCGGGTGGAAGTAAACGGTGAGCAGATCCGGACGCTTGGAGCGAAAGTGGATCCCGTAAGCGATGTTATCAAGGTGGATGGACGGCTGATCAACAGGCAAAACAAAATCTACCTTGTTCTGAATAAACCGAAGGGTGTCATCACAAGCGCCAAAGATCCGGAAGGCCGAAAGGTGGTCACGGATTTCCTTCCGGGTGTTAAGGAAAGAGTTTACCCAATTGGCCGGCTGGATTACGACACGGAAGGCCTGCTTCTGCTTACCAATGATGGGGATTTCGCCAATCTGCTGACGCATCCGAAGCACCATGTGCCCCGTACCTATCGGGCTACGGTGAAAGGAACGCCGCATGGCACCCTGCTGGAGAGGCTTCAGAAGGGCATTATGCTGGAGGACGGAATGACGGCGCCGGCGGAAGTGGATTACCACGATGTGAACCCGGAGAAGAACGAGTCGGTCATCACGATCACGATTTACGAAGGCCGTAACCGGCAGGTGCGCCGGATGTTCGAGGCGATTCATTTTCCGGTCATCAAACTGAAACGAATTAAGTTCGGCCCCCTGCTCCTAAGCGGGCTTCCGAGAGGCAAGTTTCGTCCTTTGACGACGGAAGAAATCGAAGAGTTGAAGAAGGCGGCGCTTGAGGCGGGACCATCCTCTGAGGAAAACGGCTGA
- the ribH gene encoding 6,7-dimethyl-8-ribityllumazine synthase, whose amino-acid sequence MGRIYEGHLVSENAKYGIVAGRFNEFITGKLLSGALDAFKRHGAGEADVDVAWVPGAFEIPLVAQKLAESGRYDAVITIGAVIRGSTPHFDYVCSEVSKGVAAINLKTGVPTIFGVLTTDSIEQAIERAGTKAGNKGWEAAAAAIEMANLVKQLKA is encoded by the coding sequence ATGGGTAGAATTTATGAAGGACATTTGGTTTCGGAGAATGCGAAATATGGGATAGTAGCCGGCCGCTTTAACGAGTTTATCACCGGAAAGCTTCTCTCCGGCGCGCTGGACGCCTTCAAGCGTCACGGAGCCGGGGAAGCCGACGTGGATGTGGCCTGGGTACCGGGAGCGTTCGAAATCCCGCTTGTTGCCCAGAAATTGGCCGAAAGCGGACGGTATGATGCCGTCATTACAATCGGCGCGGTGATCCGCGGATCGACGCCTCACTTCGATTATGTGTGCAGCGAGGTCTCCAAAGGGGTGGCGGCGATCAATCTCAAAACCGGCGTGCCGACGATTTTCGGCGTCCTGACGACGGATTCCATTGAGCAGGCTATCGAGCGCGCCGGTACGAAGGCCGGCAACAAAGGCTGGGAAGCGGCAGCGGCTGCCATTGAGATGGCAAATCTGGTCAAGCAACTGAAAGCCTGA
- a CDS encoding D-alanyl-D-alanine carboxypeptidase family protein encodes MKRMLITACAIVLGLTAWSTGSSRVLAVEPITTHAQGAALIDVTSGRILYSQQGDRPMRIASLTKIMTAIVAIEKGDISDMVTVGPNAYRKEGSSIYLNLGEKISLEHLLYGLMLRSGNDAATAIAEHVGGSVEGFATLMNAKAEEIGMDHSHFMNPSGLDHNEHYASANDMAKLTAYALKNPKFREIVKTPTKKVPRENQPWDSVWNNKNKMLKIYDGADGVKTGYTKLALRCLVSSATRGTQQLAVVTLNDSDDWADHSRLLDYGFHNYPLQTLVVKGAEVDGKGRTAYSFEYPLAEEEKASVRKVTVWEPARSLNAKLGSPGQVQVYLGERKIGAVPLSASQPAAGGVLQQAGVEGDPASPDPGFGQVLRRVWKTLFEL; translated from the coding sequence ATGAAACGGATGCTGATCACGGCATGCGCAATAGTGCTCGGCTTAACCGCCTGGAGCACCGGTTCATCCCGCGTGCTTGCTGTGGAACCCATTACGACCCATGCCCAAGGGGCCGCTCTGATCGACGTGACCTCCGGAAGGATTCTGTACAGCCAACAGGGAGACCGTCCTATGCGGATTGCCAGTCTGACCAAAATCATGACGGCGATCGTCGCGATAGAAAAGGGCGACATTTCCGATATGGTAACCGTCGGCCCCAATGCCTACCGCAAGGAAGGGTCCTCCATTTACTTGAACCTTGGGGAGAAGATCAGTCTCGAGCATTTGCTCTACGGCCTCATGCTGCGTTCGGGGAATGACGCGGCCACGGCCATTGCCGAACACGTAGGCGGCTCGGTGGAGGGGTTTGCCACCCTGATGAACGCCAAGGCCGAGGAAATCGGAATGGACCATTCCCATTTCATGAACCCAAGCGGGCTTGACCACAACGAGCATTACGCCAGCGCCAACGATATGGCCAAGCTCACCGCTTACGCCCTCAAAAATCCCAAGTTTCGCGAAATCGTCAAAACGCCGACCAAAAAGGTGCCGAGGGAAAACCAGCCCTGGGATAGCGTCTGGAACAACAAGAACAAAATGCTGAAAATATACGACGGAGCCGATGGGGTCAAAACGGGGTATACCAAACTGGCTCTCCGCTGCCTCGTTTCCTCGGCCACCCGGGGCACCCAGCAGCTTGCCGTCGTCACCCTTAACGACTCGGATGACTGGGCGGATCACAGCCGCCTGCTGGACTACGGATTTCATAATTATCCGCTTCAGACGCTCGTCGTTAAGGGGGCGGAGGTCGATGGAAAGGGAAGAACAGCCTATTCGTTCGAATACCCGCTTGCCGAAGAAGAAAAAGCGTCCGTGCGTAAAGTGACCGTTTGGGAGCCGGCCCGTTCCCTTAACGCCAAGCTGGGATCGCCGGGACAGGTTCAGGTTTATTTGGGCGAACGGAAGATAGGGGCCGTACCGCTGTCCGCAAGCCAGCCGGCCGCGGGAGGAGTTCTCCAACAAGCGGGAGTAGAAGGAGATCCGGCTTCGCCGGATCCTGGCTTCGGCCAGGTGCTCCGCAGGGTTTGGAAGACCTTGTTCGAGCTGTAA